GCAGCTCCGGGTCGCAGTCGAGCCCCGCGTCGACGATCCGGACGCCGGCCCCGAGCCGGCCGGCCAGGACGGCGATCGGGCTGGTCCCGTCGAGCACGCCCCGCACCAGCTCGTGGGCGGTGCCGGCGGCCCGGGCGGAGACCCCCTCGGAGGCGATCCCATGGTCGGCGGCAAACAGCACCACGCGCGGGCGCTCGATCGGCTTGACCGGCACCTGCCCCTGCGCGGCGGCCAGCCACTCGGCGAGCTCGTCGAGCCGGCCCAGCGCGCCGGGCGGCACGGCGAGGCGCTCACGGCGTTCCTCGGCATCACGCCGGACGCCCCCGTCGGGGCGCTCGATCAGATCGGAGAAGTCGTCGAGATTCAGCGTGCTCATCTGCCAGAGAGTACAGCCGGTGAGGCTCTCCCTCAGGTCCCGTCCCGGGTCCGGTCCGGGGGCCGCTGCGGCCTTCCCGGCCGCAGCGCTCCGAGGTGCACCCCGAGCAGCACCAGCGGGGCGCCCAGCAGCAGACCCGCCGTCAACTCCTCGTCGTCCAGCAGGCCGGAGAGCACGATCGTCACCACCGGGATGACGACGAACACGTACGCCGCGCGCGAGGCGCCCCAGCGGCGCACCACCACCAGATAGAGGACGAAGGTCAGCACCGACCCGGCCACCACCAGGTACCCCAGCGCCCACCAGGTCGCCGGCCGCTCCGGCAGCCGCCAGGTGTCCCCGGCGGCGAACGAGCCGGCGAGCAGCAGCGCAGCCGCGGTGCTCATGCCGACCGCGTTCATCGTCACCGGATGGACCGGGGGCAGCCGGTGCACGAGCACGGTCGCCTCGGCGAAGGACAGCACGGCGCCCAGCATCGCCAGCAGCGACAGCACCGGCACCCCGCCCTGCAGCGGCGCGTGCGAGGCCAGCGCCACCCCGGCGGCCGCCACGAGGGTGCCCGCCAGCGCGGGCCCGCGGAAGGGCTCCTGACGCTGCGCCACCACCAGCAGCAGCGCGACCAGCGGAACCAGGGCCAGCAGGGTCTGGCCCAGCCCGGCCTGGACCCGTACGAGCGCGTAGTAGGCCAGCGCGAAGGTCACCCCGAAGTTGAGCACCCCGTAGAGCACCGCCCCGGCCAGCGCCCGCCCGCGGGGCATCGGCAGGCGCATCACGGCCATCACGGCGAGGAGCACCACGGCCGCCGCGCCGAAGCGCACCGCGGCGCCCCACAGCGGGTCCAGCTCGCGGTTGCTGAACCGGACCCCGACCGCGTTGCCGCCGCCGAACAGACAGCACGCGGCGAAGGCTGCGAGCCCGGCCCGCTCGGCGGTCGTCCTCGACGCGTCCACGGGATCACCCCGCCCGTTTTCCGGCTAGTTCTTGAGCACGATCGCCTGGCCGGCGACGACGAGCAGTACGTGCTCGCACTCGCCCGCGACGGTGGCGTTCAGCCGGCCCAGCTCGTCGCGGAAACGGCGGCCCGAAGCGGTCGCGGGGACCACGCCCCCACCCACCTCGTTGCTGACCAGCACCACCCGGCGACGGGTCGCGCGGACCGCCGCCACCAGCTCCGCGGTCCGCTCGCGCAGGTCCTTCTGCCCGGTCGCGGCCCAGACCGCGTCGTCCCAGGCACCGGCCCGGTCCATCGCGTCGGTGAGCCAGAGCGCCAGGCAGTCGACGAGCAGCGGAGCGCCGGGCTCCGCGAGCAGCGGCGCGAGTTCGCACGTCTCCAGCGTGCGCCAGCTGCCCGGCCGGCGCTCGCGGTGCAGCCCGACCCGCTGGGCCCACTCCGCGTCCCCGTCCCGGGTGCCGCCGGTGGCCACGTAGACCACCTCGGGGAAGGACTCCAGCCGTCGCTCGGCCTCCAGGGACTTGCCGGAGCGGGCCCCGCCCAGCACCAGGGTCCGGCGCGGCAGGTCCGGCACCGAGTGGTACTCCCCGACGATCACGGTGGTCCCGTCCCGCACGGCCCGGGCCCCGGCGGCCGCGCACCTGCGCTCCAGCTCCGGGCCCGGCGGGGTGTCGTGGTCCAGGTGGACGGCGATCACGTCCGTGGCCGGGCCCACCGCACCGCTCGCCCGCAGCCGGGCCAGGGCCTCGGGCCGGCCCAGCACGTCGGCGAGCACCATGTCGTACGGCCGCTGGCCCCGCTTCCCGTTCGTCCCCGCGGGCGCCCCGCCGGGCGGCAGGTACAGCAGCCGGCCGCCGTCCGGGCCCGTCACCTCGTACCCGGTGCCCGGCGCGTCCATCGGCACCGCCCGCACCCGGTGCCCCGAGATCACCGACAGCTCCCGCCCGTCCGGCACCCGCCCCGCTGCGGGCAGCCCGGGCGGCAGCTCGACGGCGGGCCCGTCGTGCGGGTGGGTCAGCAGGACCTGCCGTACGCCGGCCAGCGAATGCCCGGCCCGGGCACCGGCCAGCACCGCCCCGGGGGTCAGGTCGAGCAGCAGCGCCCCGTCGACGAGTACGGCCGTGGCGGCCCGGGAGCGGGTGCCTACGGATACCGCGCAGGTCGCGCAGGGGCAGCCGGGGCGGGGCAGGCCCTGGGGTGTGCCGGTGCCGAGCAGAGTGAGTTCCACAGGATGATCCTCCCGCGTCGCCGAGACTGGTGCGCGCCCGGTTACTCTGCGGGCACACTCAAGGACAGACGGACGAGCAACGGAGGCGGACATGGCGTGGACGTGGCGGTTCGAGAAGGCCGACGGCACGGAGACGGCCCCGGCCGTGGTGCCGGAGGAGTTCACCACGCAGGGGGACGCGGAGTCCTGGATCGGTGAGGTCTGGAAGGAGCTGCTGGAAGGCGGCGCCGAGCAGGTGAAACTGTCGGACGACAACGGCGTGCAGCTCTACACGATGAGCCTGCGCGAAGCCCTTGACGCGTAGCGTCTGACCCCGAGCACTCTCAGCCCCTCCGGCGTTTGAGGAGTGGGGTTCCCCCCGGACGGAGTCTGGTGGGGGCACCTCCCAGCGGTAGCTGGGGGGAGGGTCCGGGGCGGAGCCCCGGTTCGGGAAGGGGCGGGGTGGGGGGAGGCTCCGCGCAGCGGCCCCGCCCCGCGCCGCCCGGCACCTGGCGGGTTCCGCCGTGGCCGTGCGCGCGCCGGGGCGTCTCCTCGGGCGTCGAACGGTT
This genomic window from Streptomyces sp. NBC_01351 contains:
- a CDS encoding DMT family transporter, producing MDASRTTAERAGLAAFAACCLFGGGNAVGVRFSNRELDPLWGAAVRFGAAAVVLLAVMAVMRLPMPRGRALAGAVLYGVLNFGVTFALAYYALVRVQAGLGQTLLALVPLVALLLVVAQRQEPFRGPALAGTLVAAAGVALASHAPLQGGVPVLSLLAMLGAVLSFAEATVLVHRLPPVHPVTMNAVGMSTAAALLLAGSFAAGDTWRLPERPATWWALGYLVVAGSVLTFVLYLVVVRRWGASRAAYVFVVIPVVTIVLSGLLDDEELTAGLLLGAPLVLLGVHLGALRPGRPQRPPDRTRDGT
- a CDS encoding bifunctional adenosylcobinamide kinase/adenosylcobinamide-phosphate guanylyltransferase, translating into MELTLLGTGTPQGLPRPGCPCATCAVSVGTRSRAATAVLVDGALLLDLTPGAVLAGARAGHSLAGVRQVLLTHPHDGPAVELPPGLPAAGRVPDGRELSVISGHRVRAVPMDAPGTGYEVTGPDGGRLLYLPPGGAPAGTNGKRGQRPYDMVLADVLGRPEALARLRASGAVGPATDVIAVHLDHDTPPGPELERRCAAAGARAVRDGTTVIVGEYHSVPDLPRRTLVLGGARSGKSLEAERRLESFPEVVYVATGGTRDGDAEWAQRVGLHRERRPGSWRTLETCELAPLLAEPGAPLLVDCLALWLTDAMDRAGAWDDAVWAATGQKDLRERTAELVAAVRATRRRVVLVSNEVGGGVVPATASGRRFRDELGRLNATVAGECEHVLLVVAGQAIVLKN